The Candidatus Bathyarchaeota archaeon DNA segment AGAATTGAGAGGTTGAAAGTGTTCTTCTTTCGAAGCTTCTTTCTTTAATAAGTTTTGTAAAACGATTTTTAAAATCCTCGAAATCATTCCCGTATATATGGAAACTATTGGAGAAATCAACATATTGCCCAGGCTCAATTTTAGCACCAATTTTCTTGGACAAATCTTTTGAGATTTTTTTCTGTAATTCAGTAAAAGCATACATATTCCAAAAAGCTGCTTTATATGCATCCCTTGAGCGCCAGCATGTTTCCATCACAAGTTTATTATCAACAACACGACACCAGATCCGCTGTAAACACGGTGGATGTTCTAAAGATGGATCAATCCAAGGTTTCCATGTTATTGCCTGGGCTCTTCTGCTGAAACCCTGAACTTTGATTTTTTTCCCTTCAAGTTGAACTTCTTTGCTTTTGGATAATCTCTCTATCATATATTCAATTTGGTCTGTTTTCAAATTATCTGCGACAATATAATTAAAAAGGCGTTCATGATACTCATAGGGCCTTTTGCCCTCATACACAAAATGATCTTCCGAGCCTTCAACCACTTCTTTAACGTATTTATCTAGGTCCTCAAGCCCACCGCAAAGACCTCCCAAGTGTATTCTTGGCTCAGAGAAGGGTTCACGAATTACCATGAGCATTGTACAATCCTTACTCCATTGATCATATTCTGTAAATAAATGAGCCCCATCTTTCCATAGAGCCAATACGGCATCTTCCCAGACCTTTGTTAGATTATCGCCTTCAATAGAGAGGATTGGAAGAGATTCTTTCATCAAAGAGCACCTAGATAAGCTAATATAACAAAATTTTTCTTCTATTTATAGAAATTTTATCTATTTTAAATTGAGTTATCAAACTCTGAAATAAAAGAATATAGCGCGCGTGCTAAACCTTTCTTTCACTAAAGGGTTAAAAAATGAGATTCAAAAATAAAGTAGTTCTTATCACTGGAGGTGCTAGCGGTATAGGAAGAGAAACAGCGATTCAATTTGCAAAAAATGGTGCAAAAATTGGAATTTTCGACTTGGATCAGAAAAAAATCCAGTCCGTTCGAAAAGAGATAATGAGCTATTGTGATGATTATGTTTCCATTACTGGTGATGTTAGGGATAAAAAAAGGATTCAGGAATGCGTGAATACTTTATTTGAAAAATATAGTAATATAGATTATCTCATTAACAGTGCAGGTATTTTGAAGGATGATATGATTGATAGAGTGTCGGAGAAAATTTTTGATGAAGTGTTAGCGATAAATTTGAAGGGTTCATTTCTATTTATGCAAGCATGTGTCAGAAATTGGATAAGAGAGCCAAAAGCTCGTATTAAAGCAGCAAAAAAGGAGGGAAAACCTATACCTAAACCCACCACTTTTCCAGACAAGCGGATCATTAACGTCAGTAGCATGGCAGCCGAAGGAAATGTCGGTCAAATTGCGTATGGTGCTTCAAAAGCTGGTGTAATTGGAATGACCAAAACCGCTGCTAAGGAGTTGATTCAATATAATATAAGAACTCATGCTGTAATGCCCGCTTTGATATATTCTCCTATGACTGACGATTTAGTAACTAAAGACGATGGGAAATGGAGAAAATACTATGAATCTCGTAATCCTTTGGGAATAGGAGAACCAAAACATGTGGCGGATGTAATATTGTTTTTATGCGGAGAAGAATCTTGCTATATGAATGGTGCAATAATTCCTATAAGTGGTGGGCGCATCCATAGCTTGTAAAAGATTCTTAGTGTAGTGTAAATAACGCCAATATTAATGTCATATCCAAATTTTTCTACTTACAAGTTGACTGGACATTTAAGGTTCCATCTATTCTTTGCTTCTAAGAAAAATGAGTTTATATTCAAAATAGAGTAAAATTAAAATTCTTCTAAAAATCCCATGATTTAAAATACTTTTTTGAAAAGAAATCCTTTGATTGGATGAAATTTGAATTCTGAAGTTGTAATTACAAAGGGTAAAAGAACTGTTGATACTGTTAAAGAATCTTTGAAGCCAATAATATCCCCAGGGGATTTAGCGGATAAGAAAATTCTAATCAAAGTGAATTTCATATCAACAAAAACATGGGAGACTGGTGCAACTACTGATCCAATATTGGTAGAAGCCCTTATTCAATATTTCCAGCCATTCAATGAGGGAATATATGTAGTCGAATCTGATGCAACAATTACTAGAGCTGAGGAAGCTGCCAAAGCTACTGGGATGCTTGAACTATGTGAAGTATATGGAATAAAATTCATAAACCTAACAAAATATCCTGAACAGATTAAAATGAAAGTCCCTAATCCAGAAGTATTATCTGAAATTAATTTTCCTACGATAGCTTTAGAAAGTCATATAATAAGCGCGGCTAAAATGAAAACCCACAGCGATACACAAGTAACTTTAGGTTTGAAGAACATGTTTGGTATCTTACCTGATACACCAAAGTCGAAATATCATAACTTAGGGATTGATGAAGTAATCGTAGACATCAATAATGTATGTAGACCTAGTCTTACAGTAATAGATGGTTTTGTCGCAATGGAGGGTTCCGGACCGGTTAGTGGTCAGCCGATAGAGATGGAGTTAGTGATCGCAGGGAAAGATGTTGTATCTACTGATACAATAACATCGAAAGTTATGGGATTTGATCCTTACGAGATCGACCACATTAAAAAAGCTGCAAAGAAAGGATTGGGTGAGATGAAGAATATAAAAGTTCTCGGTGAAGATTTATATAAAGTTACAAGAATATTCAAAAAAGCGTAAATTATAGAAAGAAGAATTAGTCATAAGGAGTCTGATTGCTACTATGGGAAAATTGAGTTTAAAAGAAATTACAGTACCACCGCTAGTTGGATTGCTAATAGCCATTGCCATACTCTCAAGTGTTGAATTAATTAACCAAGAAATAAGCGTAACATATCATAATACACAGGAGCAAATAATAAAACCAGAAGTTGAGAGTGTACTAAAGAAAATTACTACTCAAGAAGCGTATACTTTGATCCAAGATAATAAAGGCAATGAGAATTTTGTAATTCTTGATGTACGAACTCCTGAAGAAATTGCTAATGGTGCAATAGAAAATTCGATTAAAATAGATTATTATTCTGATACTTTCCTAGAAGAAATCGATGAGCTTGATAAAGAAAATACATATTTAGTATATTGCAGGTCTGGGGGTCGAAGCGGTGAAGCTACGAAGTTGATGGAGGAGTTAGGTTTTCAAAAAGTTTACGATATGTCAGGAGGATTTAGCCAATGGGAGGCAGAAGATCTGCCATTCGTCAAGTAGAATTTTGAACGTTAAAAAAATAAGGCTCGCTATTTTTAGTTTCCAACTTTTATTCTTTTTACTAAAGTAGGTGGAGAATAAGGTAAGTTCAATTTTTTTAGTGCTCTTTGTATAGATTCGGGATTCTGTAAGAGGTTTTTAATGCCTTTAATATGAGCAGCTCCAAGAAGAGCCAACAAATTAGGATTTTCTTTCTTTTCAAGTTTGTTTGAAGCTATAGATGCCAATCTAGCAGCCATTAAAGCATTCCTTTCCTCTATTAAGACCCTCCATATGGGCGCAGCATATTTCTTTAACCGATCGAGATTTTTATTCGACTTTTGAATTGCTTCGTCTTTATACCCTTGTTCCCAAAGCCAAGGTAGATTCTCATCTCCATTCAAGAGATGAAGTTTATTCCATGAGACCCAAAGTTTTGTAACCATTTGTATTCTATTCTTCATCTCTTTTTCTGCCATATCAACTAGCCAAATATTAGCATCAGAATTGCCTAGGGCCTCACTAGCTGCAATGAACTCGCATTTCGTGGAGCATGAATCTCTTCTACGACACCAATTGCAAATTTTGCTCATAAAGTTAAATCTTCTCGGATCCAATTCGACCGCTAAATCTTGTGTTTTGCTTTTTTCGACTGCTTCACTGGCCTCTTTGACACTCCTCTTTGTGAAGTGAGCAGTTCCTAAGAGTTGGATGAAACGTGTGTAATCAGTGTCGTAGATGTCGACTTGCATAGTCTCGTCTCATCACTCAATTCTTATCTTCTTCGCTTTATCACTCTTTACAGTTCTCTTTTTGGGTATACTAGCTTCCAAGACACCGTTTTTGTATGTGGCTTTGATTTTCTTAGAATCTACATCTGCAGTCGGAAGTTTTAAGGTCTTATAGAAACTCTTTGCTTTAATTTCAGCTTGTCCTTCAGAAATATTTAGTTGTATATCATCTTTTTCCACTCCGGGTAACTCCACGATCAGTTTCACGGATTTCTCTTCTTCAAAGACATCAGCTAGAGGTTCGCGTATTTCACCTGGCTGTGGTTTTGGCACAAAGGGTAATTTTGGCTTTCCTGGACGTCGTAAAGAGTCTAGTGGATCAATTTCAGTTGGCAATTCATTGGAAGAGAATTGTCCATATGCCACATAGCCCTTCATGTTCGGCTCGTTTATCTCTTTCACATCCCATTGACCTTTTAGGTCGCCTCTTTCAACAGCTTCATCGAATGCTGTCATCTCCTTATTGATTCTCTCAATGAAATTTTTATGAAATAGTTCCATATCACGAAAAACATGATCAAAATAATCCATAACTAACTTTCACCTCCAAATTACCATTCTTCAAAATCTTGGAGAACTCCTAAAAGACGCCTTAAAGCTAGGCTAACCATAAGGAACTCAGCCTGACTTTGTCTTGGGCAAGAATATTTTCCATCATCTGATTTCTCTAAGAGCCCGCTTCTTGCTAATTTTCTCGTACTCTCCCATACGATCTTTGGATTAAGTCCTAAATCTCTCATGAAGTCTGCAAAACCGATAGTTAGATCTTCATCCTCGAAAATACGTTTCATCATCCTCAGTCTAGCTTCATTTGAAAGAGCATCGAAAAATAATGAAAATCTGTCAAAATCTCCTTCAAATTCTTCTAACTCATCTACCAATTCTTCTTTAGACCAATTTTCTGCAGCCAATGGCATTTCGAATAAGATGTCACCATTCCTTACAAGTAGTAATTTTAGGGCCATTCTCCATCTACCTGGTGGTAATTACTAAATGGTAATATATAAACTTACTGGATGGTAATAGGGTGAGAATTTGTGAGTTCAATAGCTAAAAATGGGGCTAATTTTGTTTTCGGATTTAGGTTCATGTCATCATTTCGTAAAGCGCGCGCTGTTATACGAATACAAACAGGGGAGAGTGGAAAGAAAGTTGTTCAACATAAACTTTTTTTACTTTTATAGAATTTGCATTAAAATCTCTTTGACAATTCATTTTTTTAGAATTAGAACATATGCTATGAACTTAATTTTCGGATCGCTGTTTTCGATTTGCGAAGGAATAGAATTATAGATGCGATAATAGCCAGGATGACTAAAATGATTGTTACCAATCTGTAGTCTATCTCATGAGATGCCTTAGCTGATTCTTGTTCCCATATGGCCCTAATGTTTTTAGGACCATCCATTTCGATAGTTACTGCGGTTTCATTAGATTCTATATCGCCATCCCAACCCTTGAAAATATATTGCGTATCATTAACTTCAACTTGAGTAGACTCTATAGAAAGTATGGCTGAATCCCCCTCTGGATGCCAACCTTCACCTATAGCATTACTCAATTCAGTAGAAGCATTGAGAAAATACTCCGTGCTATATTGAAAATGGTATTCATTATTTGGTTCACAAGCAAATGAATTTTTTATGCATGTACTTCTTATATTTGAGTCTACTTGAATGTAGGGCAGGACTAATATTGAGCAGTTTTGGTTAGGTAAATATTCAAGTTCTATCGATTCTCCATCGTTAACCTTCATAGTAGAATTATTGAAGAATAAATCAGTATAATTTTGGAATTTTAAGCCGGATACCCTTACACTAAAACCATACAACTTTCTAGTAAGCGATATATCGTCCCAATATGTTCCAGCATCAAAAGCATCCATAATCATTGTTTCAAGTTTTATCCGAATAGCGGATATATTCTCTTTCTCATTTAATTCAAACTTTGATTCAAAGTCTTGTCTTAAATTACGTTTAACAAATACCCAATACATAGGCTCAATCTCAGTGGTATCATCTGGAACTGAAGCTATTATTCCCACCGATGGAGCCGAATCATCATCTGTCTCATTAGATAACCTTATTGTGAAATCAGTCTCATCTGTATAATTTCCAGGAGTTTTGATATCTGTATACCATGCTATTACATAGTTTATCCTTAATGTGCGATTAAAAGAAGTCTCAAAAATTGCAGATGATTGAATTACCGTAAAGGGATTTTTACCGATCGCGTAGGGTTTGACCCAGAAACTAAATTCTAAATCAAGATCATTGAGTTCTTTTACATCTTGATATACCTCGCCTCCAAGTGCATAATTCCTACGAGGGGGCGGAAAAACTAGTAATGCGCTTTCTCCAGTATGAGCTGTGCCATTTGTAAGATAAATTGATCTAGCGGGATAATATTCAGATTTAGTCCAGTTTATAAGGCCGAGTTCAAAACCACCATTTGCAAGTAACTCTGTTCCATTATCCTCAAGATTTTCAGAGTTAATTTCGATGATTCCAGTGTTGTCAAAATCCTTGTCTACAGAGACTGCTATAGCAGAAAGTAATATTGAGGAGAAAAGGAGAAGCAAAGCTGAAATAAATACAAGTTTGGTCAATAATTCTCTAATCAAATTGAAAATCATCCATTTGTTCATTTTTAGGGACAAGATTAAAAGCATTACTATATATATGAAATGATTTTGTTGGGACTTATTTCAGATTTATTATTTTGGAGTTAGTTTATATGGAATCAAGAAAATATAAAGTCGCAGTAATTCAATCGGCTCCTCCATATCCCATTAGCAAGAAAAAATCTATTGAAAAAGCCTGCCAACTTATTGAGGACGCAGGGAAAAAAGATGCCAAAATAATAGTTTTGCCTGAAACTTTTATTCCTGCCTACCCTAATTGGGCAATTGAAGCTAAAATTCCAATAGAATGGGATAAGAAATGCATGAACTTAATTAGAGAATCAATAGAAATACCGGGTCCAGAAATAGAACTGTTATGTAATGTAGCAAAATCTATTGGATCAATGGTTTGTATAGGTGTGAATGAACGAGATAAAAATCGTAAAAATTCAATCTATAATTCACTTGTTTTTATAGGACCAGATGGGAAGATCGTTGGGAAGCACCGAAAACTGACTCCTGTTTACCGTGAAAAAGTATTTTGGACAAATGGTTCTGTTAAGGATCTGAATTGTGTTTTTAATACTCAATTCGGAAGGGTGGGAGGATTAATTTGCGCTGAGCATCTAAATTCTTTAATAAAATCAGCTATGGTTATACAAGGCGAAGAAATTCATATAGCTTGCTATCCTGGTTGGAGTCTTTTACCCAAACATATTCTGGATCTCTCCATAAGGCAATATGCAATTGAGTGTCAATGCTTTGTACTAGCTGCTTCACAATTTATTGACCAAGTAAAAGAATCTGATGATATCGAAGCAAATTGGGATTTTTATGGTGGAAGTGGCATAGTGGATCCTACAGGAAAATACATTGCTGGTCCTTCATACAATAAAGATGAAATATTGTACGCTGAGGTTGATCTATCAAAGATTCTTGAGAGAAAAGTTTGGATTGACGTAACTGGGAAGGATGCAAGATGGGACATAATACAATTTCTTAAAGATTTCGAATAAAAGCGCGCGCTAGACTCAACTGGCTCATTCTTTAAATAACTGTACAATCTAGGATAATTCTAGCGCGTGAGTGGTCCTCCCACCCGTTGCGCAAAATAAATCCCGGAGTAGGGAGGTGAATAATTGAAAGTAAATAGTACAAGGGAAATCGCCCTAGCAATTATCTTTGCTTCATTATATGCTTTGGCCGTTATCGCACTGGCACCAATTAGTT contains these protein-coding regions:
- a CDS encoding thymidylate synthase, which codes for MKESLPILSIEGDNLTKVWEDAVLALWKDGAHLFTEYDQWSKDCTMLMVIREPFSEPRIHLGGLCGGLEDLDKYVKEVVEGSEDHFVYEGKRPYEYHERLFNYIVADNLKTDQIEYMIERLSKSKEVQLEGKKIKVQGFSRRAQAITWKPWIDPSLEHPPCLQRIWCRVVDNKLVMETCWRSRDAYKAAFWNMYAFTELQKKISKDLSKKIGAKIEPGQYVDFSNSFHIYGNDFEDFKNRFTKLIKERSFERRTLSTSQFLEMIKK
- a CDS encoding SDR family oxidoreductase; amino-acid sequence: MRFKNKVVLITGGASGIGRETAIQFAKNGAKIGIFDLDQKKIQSVRKEIMSYCDDYVSITGDVRDKKRIQECVNTLFEKYSNIDYLINSAGILKDDMIDRVSEKIFDEVLAINLKGSFLFMQACVRNWIREPKARIKAAKKEGKPIPKPTTFPDKRIINVSSMAAEGNVGQIAYGASKAGVIGMTKTAAKELIQYNIRTHAVMPALIYSPMTDDLVTKDDGKWRKYYESRNPLGIGEPKHVADVILFLCGEESCYMNGAIIPISGGRIHSL
- a CDS encoding DUF362 domain-containing protein, translated to MNSEVVITKGKRTVDTVKESLKPIISPGDLADKKILIKVNFISTKTWETGATTDPILVEALIQYFQPFNEGIYVVESDATITRAEEAAKATGMLELCEVYGIKFINLTKYPEQIKMKVPNPEVLSEINFPTIALESHIISAAKMKTHSDTQVTLGLKNMFGILPDTPKSKYHNLGIDEVIVDINNVCRPSLTVIDGFVAMEGSGPVSGQPIEMELVIAGKDVVSTDTITSKVMGFDPYEIDHIKKAAKKGLGEMKNIKVLGEDLYKVTRIFKKA
- a CDS encoding rhodanese-like domain-containing protein; amino-acid sequence: MGKLSLKEITVPPLVGLLIAIAILSSVELINQEISVTYHNTQEQIIKPEVESVLKKITTQEAYTLIQDNKGNENFVILDVRTPEEIANGAIENSIKIDYYSDTFLEEIDELDKENTYLVYCRSGGRSGEATKLMEELGFQKVYDMSGGFSQWEAEDLPFVK
- a CDS encoding Hsp20/alpha crystallin family protein; this translates as MDYFDHVFRDMELFHKNFIERINKEMTAFDEAVERGDLKGQWDVKEINEPNMKGYVAYGQFSSNELPTEIDPLDSLRRPGKPKLPFVPKPQPGEIREPLADVFEEEKSVKLIVELPGVEKDDIQLNISEGQAEIKAKSFYKTLKLPTADVDSKKIKATYKNGVLEASIPKKRTVKSDKAKKIRIE
- a CDS encoding carbon-nitrogen hydrolase family protein; this translates as MESRKYKVAVIQSAPPYPISKKKSIEKACQLIEDAGKKDAKIIVLPETFIPAYPNWAIEAKIPIEWDKKCMNLIRESIEIPGPEIELLCNVAKSIGSMVCIGVNERDKNRKNSIYNSLVFIGPDGKIVGKHRKLTPVYREKVFWTNGSVKDLNCVFNTQFGRVGGLICAEHLNSLIKSAMVIQGEEIHIACYPGWSLLPKHILDLSIRQYAIECQCFVLAASQFIDQVKESDDIEANWDFYGGSGIVDPTGKYIAGPSYNKDEILYAEVDLSKILERKVWIDVTGKDARWDIIQFLKDFE